From a region of the Streptomyces venezuelae genome:
- a CDS encoding sensor histidine kinase, translated as MPYFFLTEVVVGVAAGGVNALNSGFLTLVSYAASLPLVAATALFGPVRPMSVAAVRAMCEVPGEGLADGPAKSWAARGRASAWWTLHLGTGAVISGMTLAVPPMAVLLIAVPVVGRMRDVELGYGWFATDADPYVAPLLGVGLLAGLTLCAVGAGKLLARMAPVLLGPTAADRLAAAEERAADLAVRNRLARELHDAVGHALSAVTLQAAAARRMLERDPDFVREALTAIEDTTRRTVGELDAVLGLLRDGDPARPDAAPAPTLAADLDGLLARTRAAGTTVTAHQDPGPAGDWSALPAIASREAYRIVQEGLTNALRHGAGPVDLRIRVQAGPGTAHRELEITMTNPSADPAEDREVRTTGGRGLRGAAERAALLGGGVEAGPHGDRWRLRAVLPLAGEGR; from the coding sequence ATGCCGTACTTCTTCCTCACCGAGGTGGTGGTCGGTGTCGCCGCCGGAGGGGTCAACGCGCTCAACTCCGGCTTCCTCACCCTCGTGTCCTACGCCGCCTCCCTGCCCCTCGTCGCCGCCACGGCGCTGTTCGGGCCGGTCAGGCCGATGTCGGTGGCCGCCGTACGGGCCATGTGCGAGGTGCCCGGGGAGGGGCTGGCCGACGGGCCGGCGAAGTCCTGGGCCGCGCGGGGGCGGGCCTCGGCCTGGTGGACCCTGCACCTGGGGACCGGCGCGGTGATCAGCGGGATGACCCTCGCGGTGCCGCCCATGGCGGTCCTGCTGATCGCGGTGCCCGTCGTGGGGCGGATGCGGGACGTCGAGCTGGGGTACGGCTGGTTCGCGACCGACGCCGACCCGTACGTCGCCCCCCTGCTCGGCGTGGGACTGCTCGCGGGGCTCACCCTGTGCGCGGTCGGGGCCGGAAAGCTGCTGGCCAGGATGGCTCCCGTACTGCTCGGACCCACGGCGGCGGACCGGCTGGCCGCGGCCGAGGAGCGGGCCGCCGACCTGGCCGTGCGCAACCGGCTGGCCCGGGAGCTGCACGACGCGGTCGGGCACGCCCTGAGCGCCGTCACCCTCCAGGCAGCCGCCGCCCGGCGGATGCTGGAGCGCGACCCCGACTTCGTACGGGAGGCGCTGACCGCGATCGAGGACACCACGCGGCGGACGGTGGGCGAGCTCGACGCCGTGCTCGGCCTGCTGCGGGACGGGGACCCGGCCCGGCCGGACGCCGCGCCGGCGCCCACCCTCGCCGCCGACCTCGACGGGCTGCTGGCCCGTACCCGGGCCGCCGGCACCACCGTCACCGCCCACCAGGACCCCGGCCCCGCCGGGGACTGGTCCGCCCTCCCGGCGATCGCCTCCCGCGAGGCGTACCGGATCGTCCAGGAGGGCCTCACCAACGCCCTGCGGCACGGGGCCGGCCCGGTGGATCTGCGGATCCGCGTACAGGCCGGCCCCGGCACCGCACACCGTGAACTGGAGATCACCATGACCAATCCGTCGGCGGACCCCGCCGAGGACCGGGAGGTCCGCACCACCGGGGGCCGTGGACTGCGCGGCGCCGCGGAACGAGCCGCGCTGCTCGGCGGCGGCGTCGAAGCCGGCCCGCACGGGGACCGGTGGCGGCTGCGGGCCGTCCTCCCGCTCGCCGGGGAGGGCCGGTGA
- a CDS encoding IclR family transcriptional regulator, which yields MTTTESGIPAQAAPVKSAVRTVLLLEHFAARPGLHSLADIQSDLSLPKSSLYMLLRTLVNLGWVETDATGTRYGIGVRALLVGSSYIDGDEVVAAARPTLDRLSDDTTETIHLARLDGTSVVYLATRQSQHYLRPFTRVGRRLPVHSTALGKALLATHTDQEVRALLPRRLEAVTEHTVTDREQLIEELALVREQGYAVDREENTLGLRCFGVAVPYRTPARDAVSCSVPVARLTGEHEQVIKAALFEARDRLSVVTRRM from the coding sequence ATGACGACGACCGAGTCGGGGATCCCTGCCCAGGCGGCGCCGGTCAAATCGGCGGTGCGGACCGTCCTGCTGCTGGAGCACTTCGCGGCGCGGCCGGGGCTGCACAGCCTGGCCGACATCCAGAGCGACCTCTCCCTGCCGAAGTCCAGCCTGTACATGCTGCTGCGGACGCTCGTGAACCTGGGGTGGGTGGAGACCGACGCGACGGGCACCCGGTACGGCATCGGCGTACGGGCCCTGCTGGTCGGCAGTTCGTACATCGACGGCGACGAGGTGGTCGCCGCGGCCCGGCCCACCCTGGACCGGCTCTCCGACGACACGACGGAGACCATCCACCTGGCCCGGCTGGACGGGACGAGCGTGGTCTACCTCGCCACCCGGCAGTCCCAGCACTACCTGCGCCCCTTCACCCGGGTCGGGCGGCGGCTGCCGGTGCACTCGACCGCGCTGGGCAAGGCCCTGCTGGCCACGCACACGGACCAGGAGGTACGGGCGCTGCTGCCGCGGCGTCTGGAGGCGGTCACCGAGCACACGGTCACCGACCGGGAGCAGCTGATCGAGGAGCTGGCGCTGGTGCGGGAACAGGGGTACGCGGTGGACCGGGAGGAGAACACGCTCGGGCTGCGCTGCTTCGGGGTGGCCGTGCCGTACCGGACGCCCGCGCGGGACGCGGTGAGCTGCTCGGTGCCGGTGGCCCGACTGACCGGGGAGCACGAACAGGTCATCAAGGCGGCGCTGTTCGAGGCGCGGGACCGGCTGTCGGTGGTGACGCGCCGCATGTGA
- a CDS encoding aldehyde dehydrogenase (NADP(+)), whose product MTTTPVWSVDPRTGKQREQVAVEATPAEVDEAVRAAHAARGSLADATVRAAFLRAAASLLDEAAAHVIEAADAETALGPGRLTGELARTTGQLRAFADAVDAGAYLDIRIDRADPSLSPPRPELRRYKVPLGVVAVYAASNFPLAFSVPGGDTASALAAGCPVVVKAHPDHPATSELCASLLRRAAALTGLPAEVVSVVHGFDAGLELIRHPLVAAAGFTGSIRGGRALFDAAAARPVPIPFHGELGSLNPVVVTPAAAAERAEEIGAGLAGSVTLGVGQFCVKPGLVLVPEGADGDRLTGELTKALGETEPGVLLDHRMRESFVSGVRERAALPGVEAPVTPGSGGEHTVGAGYLTVHAGSLLKGGAYGVLLEECFGPVTVVVRYADQAEAGAVLGLLGGNLSATLQLSAAETEGAPGPAAELIGQVTGLAGRIVVNGWPTGVAVAPAQHHGGPYPAATSHSTSVGGTAIERWLRPVAYQSVPDALLPAELREANPLGLPRQVTGG is encoded by the coding sequence ATGACAACGACACCAGTCTGGAGTGTGGACCCCCGCACCGGGAAGCAGCGCGAACAGGTTGCGGTGGAGGCCACGCCGGCCGAGGTGGACGAAGCCGTACGGGCCGCCCATGCCGCCCGTGGCTCGCTCGCCGACGCCACCGTGCGCGCCGCCTTCCTGCGCGCCGCCGCCTCGCTGCTGGACGAGGCCGCCGCCCACGTGATCGAGGCCGCCGACGCCGAGACCGCACTCGGCCCGGGCCGGCTCACCGGCGAATTGGCCCGCACCACCGGCCAGCTGCGTGCCTTCGCCGACGCCGTGGACGCCGGGGCCTACCTCGACATCCGGATCGACCGAGCCGACCCCTCCCTCAGCCCGCCGCGCCCCGAACTACGCCGCTACAAGGTCCCGCTGGGCGTGGTCGCGGTCTACGCCGCCTCGAACTTCCCGCTCGCCTTCTCGGTCCCCGGCGGCGACACCGCGAGCGCGCTCGCCGCAGGCTGTCCGGTGGTCGTCAAGGCGCACCCCGACCACCCCGCCACCTCCGAGCTGTGCGCCTCGCTGCTGCGCCGGGCCGCGGCCCTGACCGGGCTCCCGGCCGAAGTGGTCAGCGTGGTCCACGGGTTCGACGCCGGCCTGGAGCTGATCCGCCACCCGCTGGTGGCGGCCGCCGGATTCACCGGTTCCATCCGGGGCGGGCGGGCCCTGTTCGACGCGGCCGCCGCCCGGCCCGTGCCCATCCCCTTCCACGGCGAACTGGGCTCCCTCAACCCGGTCGTGGTCACCCCGGCCGCCGCCGCCGAGCGCGCCGAGGAGATCGGCGCCGGGCTCGCCGGCTCGGTCACCCTCGGCGTCGGCCAGTTCTGCGTGAAGCCCGGCCTGGTGCTGGTCCCCGAGGGCGCGGACGGCGACCGGCTCACCGGCGAGCTCACCAAGGCGCTCGGGGAGACCGAGCCGGGAGTGCTGCTCGACCACCGGATGCGGGAGAGTTTCGTCTCCGGGGTACGCGAGCGGGCCGCGCTGCCCGGCGTCGAGGCGCCCGTCACCCCGGGGTCCGGCGGGGAGCACACCGTCGGCGCGGGCTACCTGACCGTGCACGCCGGGAGCCTGCTGAAGGGCGGCGCCTACGGTGTCCTCCTGGAGGAGTGCTTCGGCCCGGTCACCGTCGTCGTGCGGTACGCCGACCAGGCCGAGGCGGGCGCGGTCCTCGGGCTCCTCGGCGGGAACCTGAGCGCCACCCTCCAGTTGTCGGCCGCCGAGACCGAGGGCGCGCCCGGCCCGGCCGCCGAGCTGATCGGGCAGGTCACCGGGCTGGCGGGACGGATCGTGGTCAACGGCTGGCCGACCGGGGTCGCGGTGGCCCCGGCCCAGCACCACGGCGGCCCGTATCCGGCCGCGACCTCGCACTCCACCTCGGTGGGCGGCACGGCGATCGAGCGCTGGCTGCGGCCGGTGGCCTACCAGTCCGTACCGGATGCGCTCCTTCCGGCGGAGTTGCGCGAGGCCAACCCGCTGGGGCTGCCGCGTCAGGTCACCGGGGGCTGA
- a CDS encoding TerD family protein, giving the protein MTAMTPGSNLPLNAVRVTVDVAAPVRLDVSALLLTADGKVRSDADFIFFNQPSGPGVSYRSGGGAAPDSITVDTAALPPGIERIVVTASPDAAGQSFQGIEPTGTVRNADGGAVIASFTPPQLGTETALVVVEVYQRGGVWKVRAVGQGYANGLAGIATDFGVSVEEEPAAAQAVTPPAPPAPAAPPAPPASYPPSPWLGGATTPAAPAPAAPAAPPAPAAPAPGTGKINLDKGRVSLQKNQTVSLVKGGRPLLSQVKMGLGWEPAFRGKDIDLDASVIAYGPQRNHIDSCYFGKLSILGGAIKHSGDNLTGEGAGDDEVIVVDLGRIPADATGLVFTVNSFSGQKFTEVAKAYCRLIDAASGEELVRFDLTSAEPQTGVMMAKLIKQFSGEWEMTAMGEFVKSRTVRGMVKPAAQAL; this is encoded by the coding sequence ATGACCGCTATGACCCCTGGATCCAACCTGCCGCTCAATGCCGTCCGCGTGACGGTCGACGTGGCTGCGCCGGTACGGCTCGACGTATCGGCCCTGCTCCTGACGGCGGACGGCAAGGTGCGCTCCGACGCCGACTTCATCTTCTTCAACCAGCCCTCCGGGCCCGGTGTCAGCTACCGGTCCGGCGGGGGTGCGGCACCGGACTCGATCACCGTGGACACGGCCGCCCTGCCGCCGGGCATCGAGCGGATCGTGGTCACCGCCAGCCCGGACGCCGCCGGGCAGTCCTTCCAGGGCATCGAGCCCACCGGCACCGTGCGCAACGCCGACGGCGGCGCGGTGATCGCCTCCTTCACCCCGCCGCAGCTGGGCACCGAGACCGCGCTGGTCGTCGTCGAGGTCTACCAGCGCGGCGGCGTGTGGAAGGTGCGCGCGGTCGGCCAGGGGTACGCCAACGGTCTGGCCGGCATCGCCACCGACTTCGGGGTCTCCGTCGAAGAGGAGCCCGCCGCGGCCCAGGCCGTGACCCCGCCCGCTCCCCCGGCACCTGCGGCGCCCCCCGCGCCCCCGGCCTCCTACCCGCCCTCTCCCTGGCTCGGTGGCGCCACCACCCCCGCGGCTCCCGCCCCGGCCGCCCCAGCGGCGCCTCCCGCACCCGCGGCGCCCGCACCCGGCACCGGGAAGATCAACCTCGACAAGGGCCGCGTCAGCCTCCAGAAGAACCAGACCGTCTCCCTGGTCAAGGGAGGCCGCCCGCTGCTCTCCCAGGTCAAGATGGGTCTGGGCTGGGAGCCGGCCTTCCGCGGCAAGGACATCGACCTCGACGCCTCCGTCATCGCGTACGGCCCCCAGCGCAACCACATCGACAGCTGCTACTTCGGCAAGCTGTCGATCCTCGGCGGCGCCATCAAGCACTCCGGTGACAATCTCACCGGCGAGGGCGCGGGCGACGACGAGGTGATCGTCGTCGACCTCGGGCGGATCCCGGCCGACGCCACCGGCCTGGTGTTCACCGTCAACTCCTTCTCCGGCCAGAAGTTCACCGAGGTGGCCAAGGCCTACTGCCGTCTCATCGACGCGGCGAGCGGCGAGGAGCTGGTGCGCTTCGACCTCACGAGTGCCGAGCCCCAGACCGGCGTGATGATGGCCAAGCTGATCAAGCAGTTCTCCGGCGAGTGGGAGATGACAGCCATGGGCGAGTTTGTGAAGTCGCGCACAGTGCGCGGCATGGTCAAGCCGGCCGCGCAGGCACTCTGA
- a CDS encoding alkaline phosphatase PhoX has translation MPLSRRDFTARTVIAGAGVALTGTVGALATAPGALAAEDGTGRDEHGRPCEPGYGPLVPDPAGLLALPAGFTYRVITHSGVTQLDSGETTPSNHDGTAAFEGHRGVTLLVNNHELKGKRENWAHPVPLTEGLVYDPAAAGGCTVVEVRRGGEVAEWVGIAGTSTNCAGGSTPWDTWLTCEENSDQAGKNGMTKDHGYVFEVDPHDRRANRDPQPVKAFGRYDHEAVVIDPRQGHAYLTEDASGPNGLLYRWTPPRGFHHGRGKLRTLAADAGVLQAAKCIDSSGRFVDDFSRATRIGTVYGVDWVDVPDRDARTVPVRKQFADGAVTRGRKLEGMWWADGGAYFVSSYAREESPGAAHDGQVWFYDPKRRTVRLTVLIGVNADPSADGGYDGPDNITVSPYGGLIIAEDGSGLQHLFGATASGRTYPMARNELNNGSDEAPEYSEFTGVCFSPDGRTLYANIQDPGIMLAITGPWRRGH, from the coding sequence ATGCCGCTCAGCCGCAGAGACTTCACCGCTCGTACCGTCATCGCCGGAGCGGGAGTGGCGCTCACCGGGACGGTCGGCGCCCTCGCCACCGCCCCCGGGGCGCTCGCCGCCGAGGACGGCACCGGCCGCGACGAGCACGGGCGGCCCTGCGAGCCCGGTTACGGCCCGCTCGTCCCCGACCCGGCCGGACTGCTGGCCCTGCCCGCGGGCTTCACGTACCGCGTCATCACGCACAGCGGGGTCACCCAGCTGGACTCCGGCGAGACCACCCCGTCCAACCACGACGGGACCGCCGCCTTCGAGGGCCACCGCGGGGTCACCCTCCTCGTCAACAACCACGAGCTCAAGGGCAAGCGGGAGAACTGGGCCCACCCCGTCCCGCTCACCGAGGGCCTCGTCTACGACCCGGCCGCGGCCGGCGGGTGCACGGTGGTCGAGGTCCGGCGTGGCGGCGAGGTCGCCGAATGGGTGGGCATCGCGGGTACGTCGACCAACTGCGCGGGCGGATCCACCCCCTGGGACACCTGGCTGACCTGCGAGGAGAACTCGGACCAGGCCGGCAAGAACGGCATGACGAAGGACCACGGCTACGTCTTCGAGGTCGACCCGCACGACCGGCGCGCCAACCGTGACCCGCAGCCGGTCAAGGCCTTCGGGCGCTACGACCACGAGGCCGTGGTCATCGACCCGCGCCAGGGCCACGCCTACCTGACCGAGGACGCCTCCGGCCCCAACGGGCTGCTCTACCGCTGGACCCCGCCCCGGGGCTTCCACCACGGGCGCGGCAAGCTCCGTACGCTCGCGGCCGACGCCGGCGTGCTCCAGGCCGCCAAGTGCATCGACAGCTCCGGCCGGTTCGTCGACGACTTCTCGCGCGCCACGAGGATCGGCACCGTGTACGGGGTCGACTGGGTGGACGTGCCCGACCGCGATGCCCGGACCGTACCGGTGCGCAAGCAGTTCGCGGACGGTGCGGTGACGCGCGGGCGCAAGCTGGAGGGCATGTGGTGGGCGGACGGCGGTGCGTACTTCGTCTCGTCCTACGCCCGTGAGGAGAGCCCGGGCGCGGCCCACGACGGCCAGGTCTGGTTCTACGACCCCAAGCGGCGCACGGTCCGGCTCACCGTCCTCATCGGGGTCAACGCGGATCCGTCGGCCGACGGCGGATACGACGGCCCCGACAACATCACCGTGTCGCCGTACGGCGGCCTGATCATCGCGGAGGACGGTTCGGGGCTGCAGCACCTGTTCGGCGCGACCGCGTCGGGACGCACCTACCCGATGGCACGCAACGAGCTGAACAACGGCTCGGACGAGGCGCCGGAGTACTCGGAATTCACCGGAGTCTGTTTCTCCCCGGACGGGCGCACGCTGTACGCCAACATCCAGGACCCGGGCATCATGCTGGCCATCACCGGGCCGTGGCGGCGCGGGCACTGA
- a CDS encoding endonuclease/exonuclease/phosphatase family protein, with protein MRSSHPRSAAVAALVATALATGLLAGSADAAEGAVSADPIRIHDIQGTTRISPLNGKQVTDVAGIVTGVRTYGSRGFWIQDPDADDNDATSEGVFVFTNSVPTVATGDAVKVSGTVGEYVPGGLTSGNQSVTQISKPTVTVVSSGNALPEATAINEYSVPAEYAPAGDPAAAGSINGLTLEPSRYALDYYESLEGMNVKIGTSRVVGATDPYSELWVTVKGWENTAKRGGTIYGSYESQNTGRLQIQQLAPIAQQPFPVANVGDRLTGTTEGPLDFNQFGGYTLVARTLGTVKAGTLAPEKTKPQAEQELAVATYNVENLDPTDPQEKFDALAKAVVENLASPDVLALEEIQDDNGAKNDGTVSAEQTLAKFTAAISAAGGPAYQWRTVNPEDKKDGGEPGGNIRQVFLFNPARVSFTERAPGDAVTATGVTKVNGKAALTHSPGRVDPANPAWADSRKPLAGEFVFRGKTVFVIANHFGSKGGDEGLTSHHQPPVRSSEAKRLQQAQAVNGFVKQILAEDKNANVLVLGDINDFEFSATTDALADGGALYPAIKSLPKAERYSYVYQGNAQVLDQILTSPAIKKFTYDSVHINAEFSAQNSDHDPQVLRFRP; from the coding sequence ATGCGCTCCTCGCATCCCCGTTCCGCCGCCGTCGCGGCCCTCGTCGCCACCGCACTGGCCACCGGCCTGCTCGCGGGCTCCGCCGACGCGGCCGAAGGCGCCGTGTCCGCCGATCCGATACGCATCCACGACATTCAGGGCACCACCCGGATATCCCCGCTCAACGGCAAGCAGGTCACGGACGTCGCGGGCATCGTCACGGGTGTGCGCACGTACGGCTCGCGCGGCTTCTGGATCCAGGACCCGGACGCCGACGACAACGACGCCACCAGTGAGGGCGTCTTCGTCTTCACCAACTCGGTCCCGACCGTCGCCACGGGCGACGCGGTCAAGGTGTCCGGCACGGTCGGCGAGTACGTCCCCGGCGGCCTGACCTCCGGCAACCAGTCGGTCACCCAGATCTCCAAGCCGACGGTGACCGTCGTCTCCTCCGGCAACGCGCTGCCCGAGGCCACCGCGATCAACGAGTACTCGGTGCCCGCCGAGTACGCCCCGGCGGGCGACCCGGCCGCCGCCGGCAGCATCAACGGTCTGACCCTGGAGCCCTCGCGCTACGCCCTGGACTACTACGAGTCGCTGGAGGGCATGAACGTCAAGATCGGCACCTCCCGCGTGGTCGGCGCCACCGACCCGTACTCGGAGCTGTGGGTCACGGTGAAGGGCTGGGAGAACACCGCCAAGCGCGGTGGCACCATCTACGGCTCCTACGAGTCCCAGAACACCGGCCGCCTGCAGATCCAGCAGCTCGCGCCCATCGCGCAGCAGCCCTTCCCGGTGGCCAACGTCGGCGACCGGCTGACCGGCACCACGGAAGGCCCCCTGGACTTCAACCAGTTCGGCGGCTACACGCTGGTGGCGCGTACCCTCGGCACCGTCAAGGCGGGCACGCTCGCCCCCGAGAAGACCAAGCCGCAGGCCGAGCAGGAGCTCGCGGTCGCCACGTACAACGTGGAGAACCTCGACCCGACCGACCCGCAGGAGAAGTTCGACGCGCTGGCGAAGGCGGTCGTCGAGAACCTGGCCTCCCCCGACGTCCTCGCCCTGGAGGAGATCCAGGACGACAACGGCGCCAAGAACGACGGTACGGTCTCGGCCGAGCAGACCCTCGCCAAGTTCACCGCGGCGATCTCGGCCGCCGGCGGCCCGGCCTACCAGTGGCGGACCGTCAACCCGGAGGACAAGAAGGACGGCGGCGAGCCCGGCGGCAACATCCGCCAGGTGTTCCTCTTCAACCCGGCGCGGGTCTCCTTCACCGAGCGCGCCCCGGGTGACGCGGTGACCGCGACCGGCGTGACCAAGGTCAACGGCAAGGCCGCCCTGACCCACTCCCCCGGCCGCGTCGACCCCGCCAACCCGGCGTGGGCGGACAGCCGCAAGCCGCTGGCGGGCGAGTTCGTCTTCCGCGGCAAGACGGTCTTCGTGATCGCCAACCACTTCGGCTCCAAGGGCGGCGACGAGGGTCTGACCTCGCACCACCAGCCGCCGGTCCGTTCCTCGGAGGCCAAGCGACTGCAGCAGGCGCAGGCCGTGAACGGCTTCGTGAAGCAGATCCTGGCGGAGGACAAGAACGCCAACGTCCTGGTCCTCGGTGACATCAACGACTTCGAGTTCTCGGCGACGACGGACGCGCTGGCGGACGGCGGGGCCCTGTACCCGGCGATCAAGTCGCTGCCGAAGGCGGAGCGTTACTCCTACGTCTACCAGGGCAACGCGCAGGTGCTGGACCAGATCCTGACCAGCCCGGCGATCAAGAAGTTCACGTACGACAGCGTGCACATCAACGCGGAGTTCTCGGCGCAGAACAGCGACCACGACCCGCAGGTGCTGCGCTTCCGCCCGTAG
- a CDS encoding GNAT family N-acetyltransferase, with the protein MIFREATRQDLPAVLALLADEDSVVDPARIVIGEAHERAFGAIEADPRNEMLVLTAAAGPGSGSGEAGEVVLGCLQITYIPGLGQNGQERALVEAVRIRADRRGSGLGAELMRLAAERARERGCGLVQLTSNKRRTAAHRFYERLGFARSHEGFKLPLEP; encoded by the coding sequence ATGATCTTCCGTGAGGCCACCCGCCAGGACCTGCCCGCCGTACTCGCCCTGCTCGCCGACGAGGACTCGGTCGTCGACCCGGCCCGGATCGTGATCGGCGAGGCGCACGAGCGGGCCTTCGGCGCGATCGAGGCGGATCCGCGCAACGAGATGCTGGTGCTCACGGCCGCGGCGGGCCCGGGGAGCGGGTCGGGTGAGGCGGGCGAAGTCGTCCTCGGCTGCCTCCAGATCACCTACATCCCGGGCCTGGGCCAGAACGGGCAGGAACGGGCCCTGGTGGAAGCGGTACGGATCCGCGCGGACCGGCGCGGCTCGGGACTCGGCGCCGAGCTGATGCGGCTCGCCGCCGAGCGGGCCCGCGAGCGCGGCTGCGGCCTGGTCCAGCTGACCAGCAACAAGCGGCGGACGGCCGCGCACCGGTTCTACGAGCGCCTGGGCTTCGCGCGCAGCCACGAGGGCTTCAAGCTGCCCCTGGAGCCGTAA
- the dapD gene encoding 2,3,4,5-tetrahydropyridine-2,6-dicarboxylate N-succinyltransferase gives MTATRTTGAVAAGLATITADGTVLDTWFPAPELVAEPGPAGTERLTADQAVELLGAAAAKAIRTDAVRGVEVVAVRTVISSLEDKPLDAHDAYLRLHLLSHRLVKPHGQNLDGVFGLLANVAWTSLGPVAVDQVETVRLNARAEGLHLQVTSIDKFPRMTDYVAPKGVRIADADRVRLGAHLAEGTTVMHEGFVNFNAGTLGTSMVEGRISAGVVVGNGSDIGGGASTMGTLSGGGKQIISIGERTLIGAEAGVGIALGDECVVEAGLYVTAGTRVTLPDGQIVKALELSGANNILFRRNSVTGAVEARPYKAAWGGLNEVLHSHN, from the coding sequence ATGACTGCTACGCGTACCACCGGCGCCGTCGCCGCCGGACTTGCCACCATCACCGCCGACGGCACCGTCCTCGACACCTGGTTCCCCGCCCCCGAGCTGGTCGCCGAGCCCGGCCCGGCCGGCACCGAGCGCCTCACCGCCGACCAGGCCGTGGAGCTGCTGGGCGCCGCCGCGGCCAAGGCGATCCGCACGGACGCGGTGCGCGGCGTCGAGGTCGTAGCCGTCCGCACGGTCATCTCCTCCCTGGAGGACAAGCCGCTGGACGCGCACGACGCGTACCTGCGGCTGCACCTGCTCAGCCACCGCCTGGTCAAGCCGCACGGCCAGAACCTCGACGGCGTCTTCGGCCTGCTGGCCAACGTCGCCTGGACCTCGCTCGGCCCGGTCGCCGTCGACCAGGTCGAGACCGTCCGCCTCAACGCGCGTGCCGAGGGCCTGCACCTCCAGGTCACCTCGATCGACAAGTTCCCGCGCATGACGGACTACGTCGCCCCCAAGGGCGTGCGCATCGCCGACGCGGACCGGGTCCGCCTCGGCGCGCACCTCGCCGAGGGCACCACCGTCATGCACGAGGGCTTCGTCAACTTCAACGCCGGCACCCTCGGCACCTCCATGGTCGAGGGCCGCATCTCGGCGGGCGTCGTGGTCGGCAACGGCTCCGACATCGGCGGCGGCGCCTCCACCATGGGCACCCTCTCGGGCGGCGGCAAGCAGATCATCTCGATCGGCGAGCGCACCCTGATCGGCGCCGAGGCGGGCGTGGGCATCGCGCTCGGCGACGAGTGCGTGGTCGAGGCCGGCCTCTACGTGACCGCGGGCACCCGCGTGACCCTGCCGGACGGCCAGATCGTCAAGGCCCTGGAGCTCTCCGGCGCCAACAACATCCTCTTCCGCCGGAACTCGGTGACCGGCGCCGTCGAGGCACGCCCGTACAAGGCGGCCTGGGGCGGCCTGAACGAGGTCCTGCACAGCCACAACTGA
- a CDS encoding MFS transporter, giving the protein MQGFKDVPRVVWLLAAGIFVNTVASFTVVFVFLYLTGPRGLGTTEAGLIVGVGGIGLVAGNFTGGWYGDRFGHRRVLLTASALGGSALVALPVAPTGVLAVLLPLAQYASGVIRAANSALVAVTVPEGSRRQAFAVTRCLSNGGFAVGGPLGALVATGLSYDWLFVADGLGTLFFALWTARVVPARAPTTAPSSAPDGGLGRGGLWRELRARPAVLVLLGAIVVIDVVYRQHLTTFPVYLADHGMDTRVYGWLIAVNCGVILLLEIPAALALRRRSPLPVIGGGLVLVGGGYAMLMLGAGIATAVAMMLLLTLGELLYKTTAMAYVADESPAHAIGRFQSLYAGFSISGFVLAAPLGGALYDRAPELLWPLCAVLGAAAGGIVLVTGARGVRRPVRPSHETGSRPKAVAG; this is encoded by the coding sequence CTGCAGGGGTTCAAGGACGTACCGCGGGTCGTGTGGCTGCTGGCTGCGGGGATCTTCGTCAACACCGTCGCCAGCTTCACCGTCGTCTTCGTCTTCCTCTACCTGACCGGCCCGCGCGGCCTCGGCACCACCGAGGCGGGCCTGATCGTCGGCGTCGGCGGCATCGGCCTGGTCGCGGGCAACTTCACCGGCGGCTGGTACGGCGACCGCTTCGGCCACCGCAGGGTGCTGCTCACCGCCTCGGCCCTCGGGGGCTCCGCCCTCGTCGCCCTGCCGGTGGCCCCCACCGGGGTGCTGGCCGTCCTCCTGCCGCTCGCCCAGTACGCCTCCGGGGTGATCCGCGCCGCGAACTCGGCGCTGGTCGCCGTCACCGTGCCGGAGGGTTCCCGCCGCCAGGCCTTCGCCGTCACCCGCTGCCTGTCCAACGGGGGCTTCGCGGTGGGCGGCCCGCTCGGGGCGCTCGTCGCGACCGGCCTCTCGTACGACTGGCTCTTCGTCGCGGACGGCCTCGGCACCCTCTTCTTCGCCCTCTGGACCGCCCGGGTCGTCCCGGCCAGGGCCCCCACCACCGCCCCTTCCTCGGCCCCGGACGGGGGTCTGGGCCGAGGGGGGCTGTGGCGGGAGCTGCGCGCGCGGCCGGCCGTACTGGTCCTGCTCGGTGCGATCGTCGTCATCGACGTCGTCTACCGGCAGCACCTCACGACCTTCCCCGTCTACCTCGCCGACCACGGCATGGACACCCGGGTGTACGGATGGCTCATCGCGGTCAACTGCGGCGTCATCCTGCTCCTGGAGATCCCCGCCGCCCTCGCCCTGCGCCGGCGCTCCCCACTGCCCGTCATCGGCGGCGGACTGGTCCTGGTGGGCGGCGGCTACGCGATGCTGATGCTCGGGGCCGGAATCGCCACGGCCGTCGCCATGATGCTGCTGCTCACCCTCGGTGAGCTCCTCTACAAGACCACCGCCATGGCGTACGTCGCGGACGAGTCGCCCGCGCACGCCATCGGCCGGTTCCAGAGCCTGTACGCGGGCTTCTCCATCAGCGGCTTCGTCCTCGCCGCGCCCCTCGGTGGCGCCCTGTACGACAGGGCGCCGGAGCTGCTGTGGCCGCTGTGCGCGGTGCTCGGCGCCGCCGCCGGGGGGATCGTGCTGGTCACGGGTGCGCGGGGGGTGCGGCGACCCGTGCGACCGTCACATGAGACCGGTTCGCGACCGAAGGCCGTCGCCGGTTAG